The following are encoded together in the Babylonia areolata isolate BAREFJ2019XMU chromosome 18, ASM4173473v1, whole genome shotgun sequence genome:
- the LOC143292313 gene encoding uncharacterized protein LOC143292313 has product MGVITSSDIDYGHIFGPFPSHVTPADPAYLIGMLTNDRKPDALMLKMDPGEKRPEGLRSVDWLPYIQPARDSEEQNMEAYLKEGQVYFRSLRIIRAGEELLVWYSKDFAQLLNIPELPRTRVEEGEHYICPRCGDTFEFPYSLRAHIKFKCSYTLSQISPTRLTLPTDKTNNPSDNNDSERHYRIKTVAHTESAHSALNPSTDSRELPTKDTKDHRNSREHEFVKMKNGLDYSKVMNGLDFRKLGNNGLYFSHQHHTGSVGLDFSKRETVSNSFPKSDSSALAAGECLDLVSRSGGGGVDFSKPFPRYTGSQSHLAHQSSGLKRSAGAGGGGGDISSSHPAARHSSSPKMPRVLEPKAELLSPSREDHSRMLSKLDRSPQKTPPETSLKDSHSDVASAFRKVERSTTPPEAERPSSGSSSSRAEENTSTSPGGLPAPASASASLSASLPLPAPISSSMSALSVPSGSASSGLPAMPPGSLMGLYMPRLPMVPPPLGLPGGPPAAPAMHPVSAHHPAFAAADQIPPGLLEMCRATIPSIGPLTESFANIRNGDGHHGGCLPFPGGKASMFLASGGGGEREGGHPVGGGGVPFLKSNNPMVEKILQSTSPSMMSSPLSALNLSQNWCAKCNASFRMTSDLVYHMRSHHKREFDPMKRKREEKLKCSICNEAFRERHHLTRHMSSHA; this is encoded by the exons ATGGGCGTGATCACGTCATCGGACATTGACTACGGTCACATCTTcggccccttcccctcccacgtcACCCCCGCGGACCCCGCCTACCTCATCGGCATGCTGACCAACGACAGGAAGCCTGATGCCCTCATGCTTAAG ATGGACCCCGGCGAAAAGCGTCCCGAGGGGCTGCGTTCAGTGGACTGGCTGCCCTACATCCAGCCCGCTCGCGACTCGGAGGAGCAGAACATGGAGGCCTACCTGAAGGAAGGGCAGGTGTACTTCAGGTCCCTGCGGATCATCCGCGCCGGGGAGGAACTGCTGGTCTGGTACAGCAAGGACTTCGCTCAGCTGCTCAACATCCCCGAGCTGCCCAGGACCCgtgtggagg AGGGGGAGCACTATATATGCCCTCGTTGCGGGGACACCTTCGAGTTCCCTTACTCCCTCAGAGCCCACATCAAGTTCAAGTGCAGCTACACCCTCAGTCAGATCAGCCCCACCAGACTCACCCTGCCCACAGACAAGACCAACAACCCCAGCGACAACAACGACTCCGAGAGGCACTACAGAATAAAGACTGTCGCTCACACCGAGTCCGCTCACTCGGCACTAAACCCCTCAACCGATTCACGGGAACTTCCCACAAAGGACACAAAGGACCATCGCAACAGCAGAGAGCACGAGTTTGTAAAGATGAAAAACGGACTGGATTATTCCAAAGTCATGAACGGACTGGATTTCCGAAAACTCGGCAACAACGGACTCTACTTCTCACATCAGCACCACACAGGTAGCGTGGGGCTGGATTTCTCCAAACGGGAAACCGTTTCCAATTCCTTCCCAAAATCTGACTCGTCGGCGTTGGCGGCAGGGGAGTGTTTGGACCTAGTCTCCagatctggtggtggtggggtggatttcTCCAAACCCTTCCCTCGCTACACGGGAAGCCAGAGCCACCTAGCACATCAGTCCTCAGGGCTCAAACGCTCagcaggggcaggaggaggaggaggagacatcaGCAGCAGCCACCCCGCGGCAAGGCACAGCTCCTCCCCTAAGATGCCCCGGGTGCTGGAGCCCAAGGCGGAGCTCCTCTCCCCCAGCAGGGAGGACCACAGCCGGATGCTGTCGAAGCTGGACCGTTCCCCGCAGAAGACTCCGCCGGAGACGTCCCTAAAGGACAGCCATTCCGATGTGGCCAGCGCTTTCCGGAAAGTGGAGAG GTCCACCACGCCCCCAGAAGCAGAACGGcccagcagcggcagcagctcCTCACGGGCCGAGGAGAACACCAGCACCAGCCCCGGGGGTCTACCCGCCCCGGCCTCGGCCTCGGCCTCcctctccgcctccctccccctccccgcccccatcagcagcagcatgtcCGCTCTCTCCGTTCCTTCCGGCTCCGCGTCCTCGGGGCTTCCGGCCATGCCCCCGGGCTCCCTCATGGGGCTGTACATGCCGCGCCTGCCCATGGTGCCGCCTCCGCTGGGTCTTCCTGGGGGCCCTCCCGCCGCCCCGGCCATGCACCCCGTCAGCGCCCACCACCCGGCCTTCGCCGCCGCCGACCAGATCCCTCCAGGGCTTCTGGAGATGTGCCGGGCCACCATCCCCTCCATTGGGCCCCTCACCGAGAGCTTCGCCAACATCCGCAACGGGGACGGGCACCACGGGGGGTGTTTACCGTTCCCTGGAGGTAAAGCCAGCATGTTCCTGGCttccggaggaggaggagagagggaggggggtcacCCGGTGGGTGGTGGCGGTGTCCCTTTCCTCAAGTCCAACAACCCCATGGTGGAGAAGATCCTGCAGAGCACCAGCCCTTCCATGATGTCCTCGCCGCTCTCCGCCCTCAACCTGTCGCAGAACTGGTGCGCCAAGTGCAACGCCTCCTTCCGCATGACCAGCGACCTCGTCTACCACATGCGCTCGCACCACAAGCGCGAGTTCGACCCCATGAAGCGTAAGCGCGAGGAGAAGCTCAAGTGCTCCATCTGCAACGAGGCCTTCCGCGAGAGGCATCACCTGACCCGCCACATGTCCTCGCACGCATGA